The Xiphophorus couchianus chromosome 5, X_couchianus-1.0, whole genome shotgun sequence genome includes a region encoding these proteins:
- the seh1l gene encoding nucleoporin SEH1 isoform X2 produces the protein MFVARSIAADHKDLIHDVSYDFHGRRMATCSSDQSVKVWDKSENGEWQCTASWKTHSGSVWRVTWAHPEFGQVLASCSFDRTAAVWEEIVGESNDKQRGLSHWIKRTTLVDSRTSVTDVKFAPKHMGLMLATCSADGVVRIYEAPDVMNLSQWSLQHEISCKLSCSCISWNPSSSRAHSPMFAVGSDDSNVAYSGKVQIYEYNENTRKYSKAETLMTVTDAVHDIAFAPNLGRSFHVLAIATKDVRIFKLVPLRKESTATGPTKFEVQIVAQFDNHNSQVWRVSWNITSTLLASSGDDGCVRLWKANYMENWKCTGILKGDGSPLTGSSGQPTAMSTVVGSSVQNSQNILNGMSAGRIAKRAPFAPPLRQLTSPKINQSPAYY, from the exons GTGTGGGATAAAAGTGAGAATGGAGAGTGGCAGTGCACAGCCAGCTGGAAG ACCCACAGTGGATCGGTGTGGAGAGTGACCTGGGCTCACCCGGAGTTCGGCCAAGTCCTGGCCTCCTGCTCGTTTGACCGAACAGCCGCCGTCTGGGAGGAGATCGTCGGGGAGTCCAACGACAAGCAGCGGGGCCTGAGCCACTGG ATCAAGAGAACCACGCTGGTGGACAGCAGAACGTCGGTGACGGACGTGAAGTTTGCGCCTAAACACATGGGTCTGATGCTGGCCACCTGCTCTGCAGACGGCGTGGTGAGGATCTACGAGGCTCCGGACGTGATGAACCTGAGCCAGTGGTCTCTGCAGCACGAGATCTCCTGCAagctcagctgcagctgcataTCATGGAATCCCTCGAG TTCTCGAGCCCACAGCCCTATGTTCGCCGTGGGCAGTGATGACAGCAACGTGGCGTACAGTGGGAAGGTTCAGATCTACGAATACAACGAAAACACGCG GAAGTACAGTAAAGCAGAAACGCTGATGACGGTCACCGACGCCGTCCACGACATCGCCTTCGCCCCCAACCTGGGCAGATCGTTCCATGTGCTCGCCATCGCCACCAAAGACGTCCGGATATTTAAGCTCGTCCCTTTGAG GAAGGAGAGCACGGCTACCGGACCCACTAAGTTTGAGGTCCAGATCGTGGCTCAGTTCGACAACCATAACTCCCAGGTGTGGCGCGTGAGCTGGAACATCACCAGCACCCTGCTGGCCTCGTCTGGGGACGATGGCTGCGTACGTCTGTGGAAAG CTAACTACATGGAGAACTGGAAGTGCACGGGCATCCTGAAGGGAGACGGCAGCCCTCTGACAGGTTCGTCCGGTCAGCCCACAGCCATGAGCACGGTGGTGGGCTCCTCCGTTCAGAACTCCCAGAACATCCTGAACGGGATGTCGGCAGGAAG GATTGCCAAACGAGCCCCCTTTGCTCCTCCCCTGCGACAGCTGACCTCTCCAAAGATAAACCAGAGTCCTGCGTATTACTGA
- the seh1l gene encoding nucleoporin SEH1 isoform X1, with product MFVARSIAADHKDLIHDVSYDFHGRRMATCSSDQSVKVWDKSENGEWQCTASWKTHSGSVWRVTWAHPEFGQVLASCSFDRTAAVWEEIVGESNDKQRGLSHWIKRTTLVDSRTSVTDVKFAPKHMGLMLATCSADGVVRIYEAPDVMNLSQWSLQHEISCKLSCSCISWNPSSSRAHSPMFAVGSDDSNVAYSGKVQIYEYNENTRKYSKAETLMTVTDAVHDIAFAPNLGRSFHVLAIATKDVRIFKLVPLRKESTATGPTKFEVQIVAQFDNHNSQVWRVSWNITSTLLASSGDDGCVRLWKANYMENWKCTGILKGDGSPLTGSSGQPTAMSTVVGSSVQNSQNILNGMSAGRYFFPPLDPPRGGTRHGHLLPPSSLIEHCDTDPVVQPQQLALVHRRSSRALLSLPETEEQ from the exons GTGTGGGATAAAAGTGAGAATGGAGAGTGGCAGTGCACAGCCAGCTGGAAG ACCCACAGTGGATCGGTGTGGAGAGTGACCTGGGCTCACCCGGAGTTCGGCCAAGTCCTGGCCTCCTGCTCGTTTGACCGAACAGCCGCCGTCTGGGAGGAGATCGTCGGGGAGTCCAACGACAAGCAGCGGGGCCTGAGCCACTGG ATCAAGAGAACCACGCTGGTGGACAGCAGAACGTCGGTGACGGACGTGAAGTTTGCGCCTAAACACATGGGTCTGATGCTGGCCACCTGCTCTGCAGACGGCGTGGTGAGGATCTACGAGGCTCCGGACGTGATGAACCTGAGCCAGTGGTCTCTGCAGCACGAGATCTCCTGCAagctcagctgcagctgcataTCATGGAATCCCTCGAG TTCTCGAGCCCACAGCCCTATGTTCGCCGTGGGCAGTGATGACAGCAACGTGGCGTACAGTGGGAAGGTTCAGATCTACGAATACAACGAAAACACGCG GAAGTACAGTAAAGCAGAAACGCTGATGACGGTCACCGACGCCGTCCACGACATCGCCTTCGCCCCCAACCTGGGCAGATCGTTCCATGTGCTCGCCATCGCCACCAAAGACGTCCGGATATTTAAGCTCGTCCCTTTGAG GAAGGAGAGCACGGCTACCGGACCCACTAAGTTTGAGGTCCAGATCGTGGCTCAGTTCGACAACCATAACTCCCAGGTGTGGCGCGTGAGCTGGAACATCACCAGCACCCTGCTGGCCTCGTCTGGGGACGATGGCTGCGTACGTCTGTGGAAAG CTAACTACATGGAGAACTGGAAGTGCACGGGCATCCTGAAGGGAGACGGCAGCCCTCTGACAGGTTCGTCCGGTCAGCCCACAGCCATGAGCACGGTGGTGGGCTCCTCCGTTCAGAACTCCCAGAACATCCTGAACGGGATGTCGGCAGGAAG GTATTTCTTCCCCCCTCTGGATCCTCCCAGGGGGGGGACCAGGCACGGTCACCTGCTGCCTCCGTCGTCCCTCATAGAGCACTGTGATACTGATCCTGTTGTTCAGCCTCAGCAGCTGGCTCTTGTTCACAGGCGCTCCTCTAGGGCGCTCCTATCCCTGCCAGAAACTGAAGAGCAATGA